The proteins below come from a single Streptococcus hyointestinalis genomic window:
- a CDS encoding Cof-type HAD-IIB family hydrolase — MAIKAVFFDIDGTLLNDRKNVQKSTRRAITSLKEQGIVVGVATGRGPSFVQPYLENLGLDIAITYNGQYIYTRDKVVATEQLPRALVYRVIRYASEKRRDISLGTASGLIGSGIIGLGTSRFGQWVSSLVPRRMTGTVGRSFKHLIRRLKPQNTKALFTLLREPIYQIVMVATEEDTEKIKVKFPSLQVTRSSPYSADLICQGQSKIKGIETAGSYFGFDLSEVMAFGDSENDLEMLSGVGLGVAMGNADDKIKASADYTTATNNSDGIAKALSHYGLIHLDNEARFDSRDSNFNKVKDFHELMDGETNETPRLYASKEAGHRADFKVEEIVEFLYAASQGDKKTFTQSVLDLHAAVDKAASKVQAKEHPETPLVGEVDALVDLLYLTYGSFVLMGVDPKPFFDTVHEANMGKIFPDGKAHFDPVTHKVLKPDDWEERFAPEPKIKRELDRQLQKALNRSQNRSSK; from the coding sequence TTGGCAATTAAAGCAGTATTTTTTGATATTGACGGGACTCTTCTCAATGACCGTAAAAATGTACAAAAATCCACACGGCGAGCTATTACAAGTTTAAAGGAGCAAGGGATTGTAGTGGGGGTTGCGACAGGGCGAGGACCTAGCTTTGTGCAGCCGTACTTGGAGAATCTAGGGCTTGATATAGCCATCACCTACAACGGTCAGTATATCTATACTAGAGACAAGGTCGTAGCAACAGAGCAGCTTCCTCGTGCGCTGGTTTACCGTGTGATTCGCTACGCCAGTGAAAAGCGCCGTGACATTTCGCTAGGTACAGCGTCTGGGCTTATCGGATCTGGTATTATTGGGCTTGGGACGAGTCGCTTTGGGCAATGGGTGAGCAGCCTTGTCCCTCGTCGGATGACAGGAACGGTTGGGCGGAGTTTTAAGCATTTGATTAGGCGGTTGAAGCCACAAAACACCAAGGCTCTCTTTACACTCTTGAGAGAACCCATTTATCAGATTGTCATGGTGGCGACAGAGGAGGACACGGAAAAGATAAAGGTGAAGTTTCCAAGCCTTCAAGTGACAAGGAGTAGCCCATACTCGGCTGATCTTATCTGCCAAGGTCAGTCTAAGATAAAGGGGATTGAGACAGCTGGTAGCTACTTTGGATTTGACCTGTCTGAGGTCATGGCATTTGGCGACTCTGAAAATGACCTTGAAATGCTGTCTGGTGTTGGCTTAGGCGTTGCTATGGGCAATGCGGATGACAAGATTAAAGCGTCAGCTGATTACACGACAGCGACCAACAACAGCGACGGTATCGCAAAAGCCCTGTCACACTACGGACTCATTCATCTGGACAATGAAGCCCGCTTTGATAGTCGAGATAGTAACTTTAACAAGGTCAAAGATTTCCATGAGCTCATGGACGGTGAAACCAATGAAACACCAAGGCTCTACGCTTCTAAGGAAGCTGGGCATAGAGCAGATTTCAAGGTAGAAGAAATCGTAGAGTTCCTCTATGCAGCCAGCCAAGGTGACAAAAAGACCTTTACCCAATCCGTCTTAGACTTGCATGCAGCTGTGGATAAGGCAGCGAGCAAAGTCCAAGCCAAAGAGCACCCAGAGACGCCCTTGGTTGGCGAAGTGGACGCCTTAGTGGATTTGCTTTATCTGACTTATGGCTCTTTTGTCCTCATGGGTGTTGACCCTAAGCCCTTTTTTGACACCGTTCATGAGGCAAATATGGGAAAAATCTTCCCTGATGGCAAAGCCCACTTTGACCCCGTGACACATAAAGTCCTAAAACCAGACGACTGGGAGGAGCGCTTTGCACCAGAGCCTAAGATTAAGCGAGAGCTTGACCGTCAGCTGCAAAAAGCACTCAACCGTAGCCAAAATCGCTCTTCTAAATAA
- a CDS encoding TetR/AcrR family transcriptional regulator, with protein MKRTDIRYLRTEKMIFDALTDLLSEKPYDKITVQDIADRAMINRATFYAHYADKDELYHFIITHILEELSEMIDKAQATTPNSVEVKKAEKMLYSYYNNLKKHSAIAKIVSKSSSREELQHNFARLLHEKYDDLFDKVQVTEAGMPVPTDFIVAYLASIFVGTLLWWIESDFDMDSRDLARLVIKLISNGHLTVMGININRD; from the coding sequence ATGAAAAGGACAGACATTCGCTATCTACGAACTGAAAAAATGATTTTTGATGCACTGACGGATTTATTGAGCGAAAAGCCCTATGACAAAATTACTGTGCAGGACATCGCCGATCGGGCTATGATTAACCGTGCGACTTTTTACGCACATTATGCCGACAAGGACGAGCTCTACCACTTCATCATCACGCACATCCTAGAAGAGCTCTCAGAGATGATTGACAAGGCGCAAGCCACCACACCCAACTCTGTCGAGGTCAAAAAGGCTGAAAAAATGCTCTACAGCTACTACAATAACCTCAAAAAGCACTCCGCCATCGCAAAAATTGTTTCAAAGAGCAGCTCACGTGAGGAGTTGCAGCATAACTTTGCTAGGCTTTTGCATGAAAAGTATGACGATTTGTTTGACAAGGTACAGGTGACAGAGGCTGGAATGCCTGTTCCGACTGACTTTATCGTCGCTTATCTGGCGAGTATCTTTGTTGGGACTCTGCTTTGGTGGATTGAGTCGGACTTTGATATGGACTCTAGAGACTTGGCAAGGCTCGTTATCAAGCTCATCAGTAACGGTCATCTCACTGTCATGGGTATCAATATCAACCGTGATTAA
- the secA gene encoding preprotein translocase subunit SecA, with protein MANLLRSIVENDKGELRKLEKTAKKVESYADAMSALSDEKLQAKTPEFKERYQNGESLDALLPEAFAVVREAAKRVLGLFPYRVQIMGGIVLHHGDIPEMRTGEGKTLTATMPVYLNALSGEGVHVITVNEYLSERDATEMGEVYSWLGLSVGINLAAKSPFEKREAYNCDITYSTNSEIGFDYLRDNMVVRQEDMVQRPLNYALVDEVDSVLIDEARTPLIVSGPVSSETNQLYIRADKFVKTLNQDDYIIDVPTKTIGLSDSGIDKAEAYFNLNNLYDIDNVALTHYIDNALRANYIMLLDIDYVVSEDQEILIVDQFTGRTMEGRRFSDGLHQAIEAKEAVPIQEESKTSASITYQNMFRMYRKLSGMTGTGKTEEEEFREIYNMRVIPIPTNRPVARIDHPDLLYPNLQAKFNAVVEDVRARHEKGQPVLVGTVAVETSDLISKKLVQAGVPHEVLNAKNHFKEAQIIMNAGQRGAVTIATNMAGRGTDIKLGEGVRELGGLCVIGTERHESRRIDNQLRGRSGRQGDPGESQFYLSLEDELMRRFGSDRIKAVLERMNMNDDDTVIKSRMLTRQVESAQKRVEGNNYDTRKQVLQYDDVMREQREIIYGDRYNVIVADHDLTPEIQAMIQRTINRAVDSHSRASNSRNEALEAIVNFARSALVPETSISVSDLRNLKDDDIKKTLYNRAMKVYNAQISKLSTPDAILEFQKVLILMVVDNKWTEHIDALDQLRNAVGLRGYAQNNPIVEYQSEGFRMFQDMIGSIEFDVTRTMMKAQIHEQERERAEAHATTTAAANIAAKAPGAANVPVEKLDFTNVKRNDPCPCGSGKKYKNCHGRKQF; from the coding sequence ATGGCAAATCTTCTACGAAGTATCGTCGAAAATGACAAGGGTGAATTGCGTAAGCTCGAAAAAACAGCTAAGAAAGTAGAATCTTATGCGGATGCAATGAGCGCCCTCTCAGACGAAAAATTACAAGCAAAAACGCCAGAATTTAAGGAACGTTACCAAAATGGAGAAAGTTTAGATGCCCTCTTGCCAGAAGCTTTTGCGGTGGTGCGTGAGGCAGCTAAGCGTGTTTTAGGGCTTTTTCCTTATCGTGTACAGATTATGGGAGGGATCGTTCTTCACCACGGAGACATTCCAGAGATGCGTACAGGAGAAGGAAAAACACTGACAGCGACTATGCCCGTTTATCTCAACGCCCTATCAGGTGAGGGTGTTCACGTTATCACGGTCAATGAATATCTGTCAGAGCGTGATGCGACAGAGATGGGTGAGGTTTACAGTTGGCTTGGTCTATCTGTAGGGATTAACCTTGCAGCTAAGTCACCATTTGAAAAGCGTGAAGCTTATAACTGTGACATTACCTACTCAACCAACTCAGAAATCGGCTTTGACTATCTTCGTGACAACATGGTGGTTCGTCAAGAAGATATGGTACAACGTCCGCTCAACTACGCTCTTGTCGATGAGGTGGACTCTGTCTTGATTGACGAAGCGAGAACACCACTCATCGTCTCAGGTCCAGTCAGCTCTGAGACTAATCAGCTCTATATTCGAGCAGACAAGTTTGTCAAGACCCTTAATCAAGACGACTATATCATTGATGTGCCAACTAAAACGATTGGTCTATCAGACTCAGGGATTGACAAGGCAGAAGCTTACTTTAATCTCAACAACCTCTATGACATTGACAATGTTGCTCTGACGCACTATATTGACAATGCGCTTCGTGCAAACTATATCATGCTTTTGGATATTGACTACGTTGTCAGTGAAGACCAAGAGATTTTGATTGTCGACCAGTTTACAGGGCGTACCATGGAAGGACGTCGCTTCTCTGATGGGCTTCACCAAGCCATCGAAGCAAAAGAAGCTGTGCCTATCCAAGAAGAGTCTAAAACCAGCGCTTCTATCACTTACCAAAATATGTTCCGCATGTACCGTAAGCTCTCTGGGATGACCGGTACAGGGAAGACAGAGGAAGAGGAATTCCGTGAAATTTACAACATGCGTGTGATTCCCATTCCAACCAACCGTCCAGTAGCTCGTATCGACCATCCAGACCTTCTCTATCCAAACTTACAAGCTAAGTTCAATGCCGTTGTTGAGGATGTGCGTGCTCGTCACGAAAAAGGTCAACCTGTTTTGGTTGGTACCGTTGCCGTTGAAACCAGTGATTTGATTTCTAAAAAGCTGGTGCAAGCAGGTGTTCCACACGAAGTGCTCAATGCTAAAAACCACTTTAAAGAAGCGCAAATTATCATGAATGCTGGGCAACGTGGTGCGGTGACCATTGCGACCAACATGGCGGGACGTGGTACCGACATTAAGCTCGGTGAAGGTGTGCGTGAGCTCGGTGGGCTTTGCGTTATCGGAACAGAGCGCCACGAGAGCCGTCGTATTGACAACCAGTTACGTGGACGTTCTGGGCGTCAAGGAGACCCAGGTGAGTCTCAATTTTACCTCTCCCTTGAAGATGAGCTTATGCGTCGCTTTGGGTCTGACCGTATCAAGGCTGTCCTTGAGCGCATGAATATGAACGACGACGATACGGTTATCAAGTCTCGTATGCTAACACGTCAGGTTGAGTCTGCTCAAAAACGTGTCGAAGGAAACAACTACGACACACGTAAGCAAGTCCTCCAGTACGATGATGTCATGCGTGAGCAGCGTGAGATTATCTACGGTGACCGCTACAATGTCATCGTGGCTGACCATGATCTGACACCAGAGATTCAAGCCATGATTCAACGCACTATCAACCGTGCTGTTGATAGTCACAGCCGAGCAAGTAATAGCCGCAACGAAGCGCTTGAAGCGATTGTCAACTTTGCCCGCTCTGCCTTGGTACCAGAAACCTCTATTTCTGTTTCTGACCTGCGTAATCTCAAAGATGACGATATTAAAAAGACCCTTTATAATCGTGCGATGAAGGTCTACAATGCACAAATCTCAAAACTCTCCACTCCAGACGCTATCCTAGAGTTCCAAAAAGTACTCATCTTGATGGTGGTTGACAACAAGTGGACAGAGCACATTGATGCGCTGGATCAATTGCGTAATGCTGTTGGTCTGCGTGGTTATGCTCAAAATAATCCGATTGTCGAGTACCAATCAGAAGGTTTCCGTATGTTCCAAGACATGATTGGCTCAATCGAGTTTGACGTGACACGTACCATGATGAAAGCGCAAATTCATGAGCAAGAGCGTGAACGTGCTGAAGCGCATGCAACAACAACTGCGGCAGCTAATATCGCTGCGAAAGCACCGGGTGCAGCCAATGTTCCCGTTGAAAAGCTTGATTTTACTAAC
- a CDS encoding universal stress protein, with protein sequence MSHHYQHIMVAIDGSYESELAFEKGVNVALRNGAELILTHVVDTRALQSVATFDTYIYEKLEQEAKDVLADYEKQARERGLDNIKQVIEFGNPKTLLARDIPDKENVDLIMVGATGLNTFERLLIGSSSEYILRHAKVDLLIVRDSEKTF encoded by the coding sequence ATGTCTCATCATTATCAACATATCATGGTTGCCATTGACGGTTCTTATGAGTCTGAATTGGCATTTGAAAAAGGGGTTAACGTTGCTCTTAGAAACGGCGCCGAGCTGATTTTGACACACGTCGTGGACACACGTGCTCTTCAAAGCGTGGCAACTTTTGACACCTACATTTATGAAAAATTAGAGCAGGAAGCTAAAGACGTCCTAGCGGATTATGAAAAACAAGCACGTGAGAGAGGGCTTGACAACATCAAGCAAGTCATCGAGTTTGGCAATCCAAAAACTCTTCTTGCTCGTGACATTCCTGACAAGGAAAATGTCGACCTTATCATGGTCGGAGCAACAGGGCTCAACACCTTTGAACGCTTGCTTATCGGCTCATCATCTGAGTACATCCTAAGACACGCTAAGGTGGATTTACTCATCGTACGTGATAGCGAAAAGACATTCTAA
- a CDS encoding 2-hydroxyacyl-CoA dehydratase, with amino-acid sequence MYRAGIDVGSTTVKVVVFDDDYQLLFARYERHFSDVKAATIKVMQEAIDEIGEHEVSIAITGSGGMGLSDVAHIPSVQEVIAATTTVEKFIPQTDVVIELGGEDAKMTFFGEALEQRMNGTCAGGTGAFIDQMAELLKTDANGVNELAKNYETIYPIASRCGVFAKTDVQPLINEGARKEDIAASIFQAVVNQTIAGLASGRKITGNVAFLGGPLYFMSELRKRFIETLDIQPENVIFPENPQLFVAMGAALDDNQTQLTFSGIITNLKDNSASSLVPKNTLDVLFHDEDELAAWRVRHNVASAEYEDIKEARGPVFLGIDAGSTTSKVIVTDPDGHILFEHYGNNQGQPLENVIDILKEVYHQLPEEAFIANSCITGYGEHLIKAALHVDNGEVETVAHYKAANYFNPGCDFILDIGGQDMKAMRIQDGALSSIQLNEACSSGCGSFIETFAKSLKYDVKDFAKVALLAKNPVDLGSKCTVFMNSKVKQVQKEGATVADISAGLSYSVIKNALYKVIKVKRPEDLGEKIVVQGGTFYNEAVLRAFELVSGREVVRPSIAGLMGAYGCALIAQEKYEEKKAPSSLMALDELDAFTSEKEFTRCGLCENNCALTVTIFNDGSKFVTGNRCERGAEKVTKMKFDKKDKKENLVDYKYKKLFKFKSLSKREAKHGVIGLPRVLNMYENYPLWHTVLTDLGFRVQISPKSDKKLYEKGIETIPSDTVCYPAKMVHGHIQSLIDRKVDAIFYPSVIYEQVENSKAPNHFNCPIVQSYPEVIEKNMDPIRDGEVKYFHPFVNLADHDSVVKSLAKAFADYEDMTIEAITKAVEHGYQVLADFKKDLQDRADELLTSLSINGEKAIVLSGRPYHLDPEINHGIANIITQEGFHVLTEDMVSGLEEVGGLRVVNQWVYHSRLYAAAKIVAKNPNLELVQLNSFGCGLDAVTTDQVEEIMRGHNKLYTVLKIDEGSNLGAIRIRLRSLKAAVKERDQKLKKAKLDHIFNQAPQYDNEKDLESHKQEPVFTKEMKKTHTLLMPVLSPIHQNGLIEEAFKESGYNVVVLPSMDKGAVDVGLKYVHNDACYPAIISIGQLVEALESGEYDLDNTSVMMTQTGGGCRATNYIPLLRKALKDAGFAQVPVVSISMGNQGTESTPGFSLNYGFVKRLFISVLYGDLFERVLYRVRPYEAEEGSANALYEKWLEKARHNVKNGSYFEFNRNMKRIIRDFDTLETIDFDSKPRVGVVGEILVKYAPTANNDIVGIIEAEGGEAVVPDLIGFMNYSLFNQIWKADELNMSQKSKRFAKLAIDVINILEKPMNKALEKSERFEGIESIYDIAEGASKILSIGNHTGEGWFLTGEMIELLNNDVKNIVCLQPFGCLPNHIVGKGMMKELRRQYHGANIAAVDYDPGSSEVNQLNRIRLMMTTAKKMQKEKQEKALQS; translated from the coding sequence ATGTATAGAGCAGGTATTGATGTAGGCTCAACGACGGTTAAGGTCGTTGTCTTTGATGATGATTATCAATTATTGTTTGCTCGCTATGAGCGTCATTTTTCAGATGTCAAAGCAGCAACCATCAAGGTTATGCAAGAGGCGATTGATGAGATTGGTGAGCATGAGGTGAGTATTGCTATCACAGGTTCTGGTGGGATGGGGCTGTCAGACGTAGCGCATATTCCTTCTGTCCAAGAGGTGATTGCAGCGACTACGACCGTTGAAAAGTTTATCCCGCAGACAGATGTTGTCATTGAGCTGGGTGGTGAGGATGCCAAGATGACTTTCTTTGGCGAGGCGCTTGAGCAGCGGATGAATGGGACCTGTGCAGGTGGTACAGGTGCCTTTATCGACCAAATGGCAGAGCTGTTAAAGACCGACGCCAATGGGGTCAATGAGCTGGCTAAAAACTATGAGACCATCTATCCCATTGCCAGTCGTTGCGGTGTTTTTGCAAAAACAGATGTGCAGCCGCTCATCAATGAAGGGGCACGTAAGGAAGACATCGCAGCCTCTATCTTTCAAGCGGTGGTCAACCAGACTATTGCAGGACTAGCTTCAGGGCGTAAGATTACAGGAAATGTCGCCTTTCTTGGTGGTCCGCTCTATTTCATGAGCGAGCTACGCAAGCGTTTTATTGAGACCTTGGATATTCAGCCAGAAAATGTCATTTTCCCAGAAAATCCACAGCTTTTTGTGGCGATGGGAGCTGCTCTTGATGACAATCAAACACAGCTGACCTTTAGCGGCATTATCACAAATCTCAAAGACAATAGCGCAAGTAGCCTTGTGCCCAAAAATACCCTAGATGTGCTCTTTCATGACGAGGACGAGCTAGCAGCTTGGCGAGTACGCCACAATGTAGCTAGTGCTGAGTATGAGGACATCAAGGAGGCTCGTGGACCTGTTTTCTTGGGTATCGACGCTGGCTCTACCACGTCTAAGGTCATTGTAACCGACCCAGATGGTCACATTCTCTTTGAGCATTATGGCAATAACCAAGGACAACCTTTGGAAAATGTCATCGACATCCTAAAGGAAGTCTATCATCAATTGCCAGAAGAAGCTTTTATTGCTAATTCCTGTATCACAGGCTACGGTGAGCACTTGATAAAGGCAGCTCTGCATGTGGATAATGGTGAGGTTGAGACCGTTGCTCACTACAAGGCTGCCAATTATTTTAACCCAGGATGTGACTTTATCCTAGATATTGGTGGTCAGGATATGAAAGCAATGCGTATCCAAGACGGTGCGCTATCAAGCATTCAGCTCAACGAAGCCTGCTCTTCAGGTTGTGGCTCTTTCATTGAGACCTTTGCCAAATCTCTGAAATACGACGTCAAAGACTTTGCCAAAGTCGCACTTCTCGCTAAAAATCCTGTTGACCTAGGTTCAAAATGTACTGTTTTTATGAACTCCAAGGTCAAGCAGGTGCAAAAAGAAGGCGCAACGGTTGCTGACATCTCAGCAGGGCTGTCTTACTCTGTTATCAAAAATGCCCTCTATAAGGTCATCAAGGTCAAACGTCCAGAAGACCTAGGCGAGAAAATCGTTGTTCAAGGAGGAACATTCTACAACGAAGCCGTGCTGCGTGCTTTTGAGCTGGTTAGTGGTCGTGAGGTAGTGCGCCCAAGTATCGCTGGGCTCATGGGAGCTTACGGTTGTGCCCTCATCGCTCAGGAAAAATACGAGGAAAAGAAAGCACCGTCAAGCCTTATGGCGCTAGATGAGCTTGACGCTTTCACCTCTGAGAAAGAATTTACACGCTGTGGGCTTTGTGAAAACAACTGTGCTCTGACCGTGACGATTTTCAATGACGGCTCCAAGTTTGTCACAGGCAATCGCTGTGAGCGTGGTGCTGAAAAAGTCACCAAGATGAAGTTTGACAAGAAAGACAAAAAAGAAAATCTAGTCGACTACAAATACAAAAAACTCTTCAAGTTCAAATCCCTCTCAAAACGTGAAGCAAAACACGGTGTCATTGGTCTGCCACGTGTGCTCAACATGTACGAAAACTATCCTCTCTGGCACACGGTGCTGACTGACCTTGGTTTTCGTGTTCAGATTTCCCCAAAATCAGACAAAAAGCTCTATGAAAAAGGGATTGAGACCATTCCTAGTGACACGGTCTGCTATCCCGCCAAAATGGTGCACGGACACATCCAGTCGCTCATTGACCGTAAGGTAGACGCTATCTTTTACCCAAGTGTCATCTATGAGCAAGTGGAAAATAGCAAAGCGCCTAATCATTTTAACTGTCCTATCGTTCAGTCCTATCCAGAAGTGATTGAAAAGAATATGGATCCTATCCGTGATGGTGAGGTCAAGTATTTCCATCCTTTTGTCAATCTTGCTGACCATGACAGTGTGGTCAAATCTCTAGCTAAAGCCTTTGCTGACTATGAGGATATGACGATTGAGGCAATCACAAAGGCTGTTGAGCATGGCTATCAGGTGCTTGCTGATTTCAAGAAAGATTTGCAAGACAGAGCAGATGAGCTTCTGACCAGTCTTTCCATCAATGGTGAAAAGGCGATTGTCCTCTCTGGGCGTCCTTACCACCTCGACCCTGAAATCAATCACGGCATTGCTAACATCATCACGCAAGAAGGGTTTCATGTCTTGACAGAGGACATGGTGTCTGGTCTTGAGGAGGTAGGCGGTCTACGTGTGGTCAATCAATGGGTTTACCATTCTCGCTTGTATGCTGCAGCGAAGATTGTCGCTAAAAATCCAAACCTCGAGCTGGTGCAACTCAACAGCTTTGGTTGTGGGCTTGACGCCGTAACGACAGACCAAGTCGAAGAAATCATGCGTGGACACAATAAACTCTACACCGTTCTCAAGATTGATGAAGGTAGCAACCTCGGTGCCATTCGCATTCGCCTGCGTTCTCTGAAAGCAGCGGTCAAAGAGCGTGATCAAAAACTCAAAAAAGCTAAGCTTGACCATATCTTCAACCAGGCTCCTCAATACGATAACGAGAAAGACCTTGAGAGCCATAAACAAGAGCCTGTCTTTACTAAAGAGATGAAAAAAACGCACACCCTTCTCATGCCAGTGCTCTCTCCTATTCACCAAAACGGTCTCATCGAAGAAGCCTTCAAAGAAAGTGGCTATAATGTGGTGGTGCTGCCTTCTATGGACAAGGGCGCTGTTGACGTCGGACTCAAGTATGTCCACAATGACGCCTGCTATCCAGCCATCATCTCTATCGGTCAGCTGGTTGAGGCGCTTGAGAGTGGCGAGTACGACCTTGACAATACCAGCGTCATGATGACACAGACTGGTGGTGGCTGTCGTGCGACCAACTACATCCCACTCCTTAGAAAAGCGCTCAAAGACGCTGGCTTTGCTCAAGTTCCTGTCGTTTCCATTTCTATGGGTAATCAAGGAACAGAGTCAACCCCAGGCTTTAGCCTCAACTATGGCTTTGTCAAACGTCTCTTTATCAGTGTTCTCTATGGCGACCTCTTTGAGCGTGTCCTCTATCGTGTCCGCCCTTACGAGGCGGAAGAAGGCTCTGCCAACGCTCTTTATGAAAAGTGGCTGGAAAAAGCAAGACACAATGTCAAAAACGGTTCTTACTTTGAGTTTAACCGCAATATGAAGCGTATCATCCGTGATTTTGACACTCTTGAAACCATTGATTTTGATAGTAAGCCACGTGTCGGTGTGGTCGGTGAGATTTTGGTCAAATACGCTCCAACAGCTAATAACGACATCGTCGGTATCATCGAAGCAGAAGGCGGTGAAGCCGTCGTGCCAGATTTGATTGGCTTTATGAACTACTCCTTGTTCAATCAAATTTGGAAAGCCGATGAGCTCAACATGAGTCAAAAGTCCAAACGCTTTGCCAAACTCGCTATTGATGTCATCAATATCCTAGAAAAACCGATGAACAAGGCGCTTGAAAAGTCTGAGCGCTTTGAGGGAATCGAGTCAATCTATGACATCGCAGAGGGTGCCTCAAAAATTCTCTCTATCGGAAACCACACAGGTGAGGGCTGGTTCTTGACGGGTGAGATGATTGAGCTGCTCAATAATGATGTCAAAAATATCGTCTGTCTGCAACCGTTTGGTTGCCTGCCAAACCATATCGTCGGAAAAGGCATGATGAAAGAGCTGCGCCGCCAGTACCACGGAGCTAATATCGCTGCTGTGGACTACGACCCGGGCTCATCAGAGGTCAACCAACTCAACCGCATTCGCTTGATGATGACAACCGCCAAGAAAATGCAAAAAGAAAAACAAGAAAAAGCGCTACAATCCTAA
- a CDS encoding pyridoxal phosphate-dependent aminotransferase, with product MKQFDKSSKLEHVAYDIRGPVLEEANRMRANGEKILRLNTGNPAEFGLEAPDEVIRDLIRNARDSEGYSDSKGIFSARKAIMQYYQLQGVHVDIDDIYVVNGVSEGISMSMQALLDNGDEVLVPMPDYPLWTACISLAGGNAVHYICDEQAGWFPDIQDIKSKITSNTKAIVLINPNNPTGAVYPRELLEEIVDIARQNDLIIFSDEVYDRLVMDGKKHIPIASIADDVFTVTMSGLSKSHRICGFRVGWMVLAGPKRHVKGYIEGLNMLSNMRLCSNVLAQQVIQTSLGGYQSSDELLLPGGRLYEQRNFIYDAIKDIPGLSAVKPNAGLYIFPKIDTNMYSVEDDEDFVLNFLKQEKVLLTHGRGFNMATPDHFRIVYLPRVDELSVLQEKLTRFLQQYKR from the coding sequence ATGAAACAATTTGATAAATCATCTAAATTAGAACATGTTGCCTATGACATCCGTGGTCCCGTGCTTGAAGAAGCCAACCGCATGCGAGCAAACGGGGAGAAGATTCTCCGACTAAACACAGGAAATCCTGCCGAATTTGGCTTAGAAGCGCCAGATGAGGTCATTCGTGATTTGATTCGCAATGCGAGAGACTCTGAAGGGTATTCGGACTCTAAAGGGATTTTTTCAGCCCGTAAGGCGATTATGCAGTACTATCAGCTGCAGGGTGTTCATGTGGACATTGATGATATTTATGTTGTCAATGGGGTTAGTGAAGGAATTTCCATGTCCATGCAGGCTCTTCTTGACAATGGTGATGAGGTCTTAGTGCCTATGCCTGACTATCCTTTGTGGACAGCTTGTATCAGTCTAGCAGGTGGCAATGCTGTGCACTATATCTGTGACGAGCAGGCAGGCTGGTTCCCTGATATTCAGGACATCAAGTCTAAAATCACGTCCAACACAAAAGCTATCGTCCTCATCAATCCTAATAACCCAACAGGAGCGGTCTATCCTCGTGAACTCCTAGAGGAGATTGTGGATATTGCTCGTCAGAATGATTTGATTATCTTTTCAGACGAGGTCTATGACCGTTTGGTCATGGATGGCAAGAAGCATATTCCCATTGCCTCTATCGCTGATGATGTCTTTACAGTGACTATGTCTGGCTTGTCCAAGTCACACCGTATCTGTGGTTTTCGTGTCGGCTGGATGGTGCTCGCTGGTCCTAAGCGCCATGTCAAAGGCTATATCGAAGGGCTCAATATGCTCTCAAACATGCGTTTGTGCTCAAACGTCCTCGCTCAGCAGGTTATCCAAACCTCTCTTGGTGGTTATCAGTCCTCTGATGAGCTGTTGCTGCCAGGTGGGCGTCTCTATGAACAACGTAACTTTATCTACGATGCGATTAAGGATATTCCAGGTTTGTCTGCTGTCAAGCCAAATGCAGGGCTTTATATCTTCCCTAAGATTGACACTAATATGTACAGTGTCGAGGATGACGAGGATTTTGTGCTTAATTTCTTGAAGCAAGAAAAAGTGCTTTTGACACATGGTCGAGGCTTTAATATGGCAACACCAGACCACTTTAGAATCGTTTATCTACCACGAGTGGATGAGCTCAGTGTCTTGCAGGAAAAACTCACACGCTTTTTACAACAATACAAGCGTTAA